A genomic window from Bubalus bubalis isolate 160015118507 breed Murrah chromosome X, NDDB_SH_1, whole genome shotgun sequence includes:
- the LOC102410709 gene encoding non-histone chromosomal protein HMG-14-like — MDASPTNTSLGGIPKSYSTPPRVASEEKGKSNKSLGGMELNQSGMPSGLPLVHLHYTLVVEPRGTSRPASRLLSTLPARANSTARVPQRKVSSASGVGEVPKRKAGRLSTKSTPVKMETKPKKVAGKDKSSDRKVQTKGEKGAMGKQVEVANQETEDLLASNGENENKKSPASDGAGKKEVMCD; from the exons ATGGATGCTTCCCCTACTAATactagcttgggaggcattccaaAAAGTTACTCTACTCCACCACGAGTGGCATCAGAGGAAAAGGGCAAATCAAACAAAAGTCTTGGTGGTATGGAACTAAATCagtctgggatgccatcaggtctacccctggtgcatctccactACACCTTGGTGGTAGAACCAAGAGGGACGA GCAGACCAGCTTCCAGACTCCTCTCCACACTCCCAGCACGTGCCAACTCTACTGCCAGGGTGCCCCAGAGGAAGGTCAGCTCTGCATCGGGAGTTGGGGAGGTGCCCAAGAGGAAAGCTGGGAGGTTGTCAACTAAATCTACTCCTgtcaaaatggaaacaaagccAAAGAAGGTGGCAGGAAAGGATAAATCTTCAGATAGAAAAGTGCAaacaaaaggggaaaagggagcAATGGGAAAACAGGTGGAAGTGGCCAACCAAGAGACTGAAGATTTACTTGCATCAAATGGAGAGAATGAAAACAAGAAGAGCCCAGCCTCTGATggagcaggaaagaaagaagttaTGTGTGATTAA